A genomic stretch from Hoplias malabaricus isolate fHopMal1 chromosome 4, fHopMal1.hap1, whole genome shotgun sequence includes:
- the LOC136695375 gene encoding neurofilament heavy polypeptide-like, whose product MKKKRPDKEETEMQDANKTKSPKRQTEAKISKLRQSPSQVKSTQKRGRKGKEGTQRMASDRSTPEETTPKKRGRPKKENTQRKAPSDDGCDVEPVKQLGKKTNHPEMKEAVVLLERMSKRDVIDMITQSHTPSQEETTTAAAESEAQSSDEEPLTQKVKNLKQQSKPVKARTTTDGSSDDEPLVRQGKAAPTKNKCRKRTNGEKDTPKQESELGEEVQSDSGNECLAKRK is encoded by the exons ATGAAAAAGAAGAGGCCAGACAAAGAGGAGACTGAAATGCAAG ATGCCAACAAGACCAAAAGTCCAAAAAGGCAAACAGAAGCGAAGATCTCCAAGCTCAGACAATCGCCATCGCAAGTGAAATCCACCcagaaaagaggaagaaaag GTAAGGAGGGCACACAAAGAATGGCTTCAGATCGTTCCACACCTGAAGAGACAACACCTAAAAAGAGAGGACGCCCGAAGaaggaaaacacacagaggaaag CGCCCTCTGATGATGGATGTGACGTGGAGCCTGTAAAGCAGCTGGGGAAGAAGACGAATCATCCAGAGATGAAGGAGGCTGTGGTGCTGCTGGAGCGGATGTCTAAACGTGACGTTATTGACAtgatcacacaatcacacacacccagccaaGAGGAGACCACCACAGCTGCAGCAG AAAGTGAGGCACAAAGTTCCGATGAGGAGCCATTGACTCAAAAAGTGAAGAACCTGAAACAGCAGAGTAAACCTGTGAAAGCTCGGACAACCACAG ATGGCAGTTCGGATGATGAACCTCTGGTGAGACAGGGGAAGGCAGCGCCCACTAAGAACAAGTGTAGGAAAAGAACTAATGGTGAAAAGGACACACCCAAACAAG AATCAGAGTTGGGTGAGGAGGTACAAAGCGACTCGGGCAATGAGTGTCTGGCAAAGAGGAAATAA